The Selenomonadales bacterium nucleotide sequence TGACGAATGCTCAGATCGCAGAGCGGATCAAGGCAATGGGCTATGGTGGTCAGCGTATCGTGTGTGACTGTGCCGAGCCGAAGAGTATTGCAGAGCTGCAGGAGTACGGTATACGCGGTGCGGAGCCAAGCCGAAAGGGAAAGGACAGCGTGCTTCATGGGATACAGTTGATGCAGAATTATACGTTCGTTGTGCATACGCGGTGCAGGGAGTTTTTTAAGGAGATATCAAATTACTGCTGGGCGACAGATCGGTTCGGCAAGCCGATCGATAAGCCCGAGCATGAGTTTTCGCACGGCCCTGACGCGGCGCGGTATGGTGCGGGCAAGGTATTGACTGCAGACAGATTCAGTTTTGAGTGAGGTTGAGAAGATGATCGGAATGGATGAGTTTAAGCACATTCTGCAGACAGGGGCGGCAAGCAGTATGACATTCAAGGAGTTTTTGGAGGTCGAGATCGACCGATGGAGACGCAGTCATAAGCGCAGAATGATGCTGGTAGGTGAGCGGTATTATAACGGCGATCACGATATTTTGCGGCGCAAGCGTGAGGTGATCGTGGAGGGCGGCGCGAGGATAGAGGATGAGAATCTCCCGAACAATAAGCTGGTGGATAATCAATTTGCAAAGATGGTCGATCAGAAGGTGAACTATCTCTTGTCGAAGCCGATCGTGTACGAGAGCGAAGATGCCAAATATAATGAGCTTTTGGCGGGGATATTCAATGCCAAGTTTCAGCGCATCTTAAAAAATGGCGGTGTAGATGCTTTTTGCGGCGGCGGCAGCTGGCTGTATATCTACATTGACGACAAAGGCAAGCTGCAGTTTCAGCGATTCGCACCGTATGAAGTGCTGCCGTTCTGGAAGGACAGCGAACATGACGAGCTGGATTGTGCTGTGCGTGTATATCAGGTGGAAGCGTATGAGGGCAGAGAACTAAAAACGATCGAGAAGGTAGAGTTGTTCAAGCTTGACGGTATCGAGCGGTATGTACTGAAATCAGGCAAGCTGATCGCTGATGTGGACAATCCGTCGGAGAGCTACATTAAGGCCGGCGATACCGAATACAACTGGGAGCGTATCCCGCTCGTGTTCTTCCGTACCAACGCACAGGAGATACCGCTTATCAAGCGGGTGAAAGGATTGCAGGACGCACTGAATACGATGCTGTCCGATCTGCCGAATGGAATGGAAGAGAACGCGGGCGGACAGAGCATTCTTGTCGTCAAGAATTATGACGGCACGGATCTGGGCGAGTTTCGGCGGAATCTTGCCACGTTCAAGGCCGTTAAGGTAAGAACACTGGACGGCGCGGACGGCGGGCTGGAGAGTCTGCAGATCGAGGTCAATGCGGCGAACTATGAGGTCGTTCTGAAGCTGCTGAAAAAAGCCATTATCGAGAACGCAATGGGATACGATGCAAAAGACGATCGGCTGGGCGGCAACGCAAACCAGATGAACATCAAGAGCATGTATTCGGACATCGATCTGGCGGCGAGTGAGATGGAGACCGAGTACCAGGCATCCTTCGTGCAGCTGCTGGAGCTTGTTACCGCATATCTGTCAGCATCGGGAAACGGCAACTACAGCGGGAAGCCCGTGACGATCACGTTCAATCGGGATATCATCATAAACGAGATCGAGATCATCAATGCACTCGTCAGTCTCGGTGTGAAGGTATCGAACGAGACGCTTCTCGGACAGCTGCCGTTTATCAACAACGTACAGAAAGAAGTCGAGCGTGTAAAAGAGGAAAGCGTATCGGATATGGCGATGTACAGCAGTGCATTCGATCCGAGCAATGGAAAAACGGAAGAATAAAAAAGACACTGCTTAAGCGGTGTCTTTTTTGTTGGGGGATATGATGCAGAGCAAGCAGTATTGGGAGAAACGATTCGAACAGCTGACTGCCGCACAGCTGGATAAAGGCGAAGAATATTTCCGCAATCTCGAAAGGCAGTATCAGCAGGCAATAGCGGAAGTCGAAAAAGACCTTGCCCGATGGTATACGCGCTATGCAAGCGAGAACGGCATTACACTGACAGAGGCAAAGCGTCTCCTTAAAGGCCGCGAGCTGGAAGAATTCCGTATGGATGTGCAGGAATATATCGCAAAGGGCAGGACGCTGAAATATTCGAGCCAATGGGCCAAACAACTCGAAGCGGCAAGCACGAAGTTCCATGTATCTCGTCTGGAGGCACTTAAACTGCAGATGCAGCAAAAGGCAGAAGCAGTCCATGCAATGCAGGCAGAGGGACTGGACAAGCTTACACGCGATATCTATGCGGACGGCTATTACAAGACCGTCTTTGAGGTACAGAAAGGCTTCGGCATCGGCTTCGATATGATGCGGCTCGATCACAACCGAATAGACAAGCTGATCGCCAAACCGTGGGCGGCAGACGGCAAGAATTTTTCACAGCGTATCTGGGGCAATCGCACGCAGCTGGTAGGTGAACTGGAAAACCGATTAACGCAGAGCATCATCCGCGGACAGTCGCCGAAAAAGGTCATTGCCGAAACAGCAGAGCGGTTCCATGTAAGCAAGAGCAGAGCAGGTGCGCTCGTGATGACCGAGAGCGCATTCTTTGCCTCTGCTTCACAGAAGGATGCGTATACTTCTCTGGGAGTGGAACAGTATAAGGTCCTTGCCACGCTCGACAGTCACACCTCGGAGATGTGCCGAGCGATGGACGGCAAGGTCATGCCCATGAGCGAACATAAGGCAGGCGTAACAGCCCCGCCGTTCCATGTGCGCTGCCGTTCTACAACGGTACCGTACTTCGATGATGAGTTCAGCATAGACGATCAGAGGGCGGCAAGAGATGCAGACGGCAAGTACTACACCGTGCCTGCCGATATGACGTATGAGGAATGGAAGAAAACTTTTGTAGACGGCGGCAGCAAAGAGGGATTGGCAAAAAACATCAAAACGCCTGATAGCACAGAGGATGTTGCGACACCCCTCAAAATGCCTGTCAACACGGAAGATGTTGCGGCAGGTGTTGAATTGCCCACTGACTTAGTTGCTGATACTAAAATAGCGGATGACATAAAGAACGGTATTTTAAATAGCATTAAGGCTATGCAAGAAGAATATGATATAAAACTTGACAGGATATCGTATGAAGATATTTCTGGTCAAGGGAAAATACCGTTGCAGTTTTACCCGATTCGCGCAGGGCGTAATTTTAAATATAAATTGATCGTGAATAGTGGGTATGATTGGAATGAAACCCTTGAACTGTTC carries:
- a CDS encoding phage portal protein — its product is MIGMDEFKHILQTGAASSMTFKEFLEVEIDRWRRSHKRRMMLVGERYYNGDHDILRRKREVIVEGGARIEDENLPNNKLVDNQFAKMVDQKVNYLLSKPIVYESEDAKYNELLAGIFNAKFQRILKNGGVDAFCGGGSWLYIYIDDKGKLQFQRFAPYEVLPFWKDSEHDELDCAVRVYQVEAYEGRELKTIEKVELFKLDGIERYVLKSGKLIADVDNPSESYIKAGDTEYNWERIPLVFFRTNAQEIPLIKRVKGLQDALNTMLSDLPNGMEENAGGQSILVVKNYDGTDLGEFRRNLATFKAVKVRTLDGADGGLESLQIEVNAANYEVVLKLLKKAIIENAMGYDAKDDRLGGNANQMNIKSMYSDIDLAASEMETEYQASFVQLLELVTAYLSASGNGNYSGKPVTITFNRDIIINEIEIINALVSLGVKVSNETLLGQLPFINNVQKEVERVKEESVSDMAMYSSAFDPSNGKTEE
- a CDS encoding minor capsid protein gives rise to the protein MMQSKQYWEKRFEQLTAAQLDKGEEYFRNLERQYQQAIAEVEKDLARWYTRYASENGITLTEAKRLLKGRELEEFRMDVQEYIAKGRTLKYSSQWAKQLEAASTKFHVSRLEALKLQMQQKAEAVHAMQAEGLDKLTRDIYADGYYKTVFEVQKGFGIGFDMMRLDHNRIDKLIAKPWAADGKNFSQRIWGNRTQLVGELENRLTQSIIRGQSPKKVIAETAERFHVSKSRAGALVMTESAFFASASQKDAYTSLGVEQYKVLATLDSHTSEMCRAMDGKVMPMSEHKAGVTAPPFHVRCRSTTVPYFDDEFSIDDQRAARDADGKYYTVPADMTYEEWKKTFVDGGSKEGLAKNIKTPDSTEDVATPLKMPVNTEDVAAGVELPTDLVADTKIADDIKNGILNSIKAMQEEYDIKLDRISYEDISGQGKIPLQFYPIRAGRNFKYKLIVNSGYDWNETLELFNERIYNKNYKNGLLAAKNLTDLIKHEMAHVLTFQ